The Azospirillum baldaniorum genome contains a region encoding:
- a CDS encoding Uma2 family endonuclease: protein MGMSDPAPRPMTVEEFLVWNDGTDTRYELDGGQPVAMAPPAATHGALAMAIGIQIGTRLRPPCRVVSEAGIRLSDHEDTYFQADIAVTCQPLKPGMVPVPDPTIIIEILSPSTAQFDRGRKLAIYREIPSVQEILLLDSTKRFAELWHREDEQSWAVRDIRGRDVIGGGTLRFPSVGVEIPMAALYEGVL from the coding sequence ATGGGCATGAGCGATCCGGCACCCCGCCCGATGACCGTGGAAGAGTTCCTCGTGTGGAACGACGGAACGGACACCCGCTATGAGCTGGACGGCGGCCAACCCGTCGCCATGGCGCCGCCCGCCGCGACCCATGGCGCCTTGGCGATGGCCATCGGCATTCAGATCGGAACCCGGCTCCGGCCTCCATGCCGTGTCGTTTCCGAAGCGGGCATCCGGCTTTCCGACCACGAGGACACCTATTTCCAGGCGGACATCGCGGTGACTTGCCAGCCCTTGAAGCCCGGCATGGTTCCGGTGCCGGATCCGACCATCATCATCGAGATCCTGTCGCCCTCCACCGCCCAATTCGACCGCGGCCGGAAGCTGGCGATCTACCGGGAAATCCCGTCGGTGCAGGAAATCCTGCTGCTCGACTCGACGAAGCGCTTTGCCGAACTGTGGCACCGCGAGGACGAGCAGAGCTGGGCTGTTCGTGACATCAGAGGCCGCGACGTCATCGGGGGCGGGACGCTGCGCTTCCCCTCGGTCGGGGTCGAGATTCCCATGGCCGCCCTGTATGAGGGCGTCCTCTA